In Pan troglodytes isolate AG18354 chromosome 21, NHGRI_mPanTro3-v2.0_pri, whole genome shotgun sequence, one genomic interval encodes:
- the LOC129138216 gene encoding protein ALEX, with the protein MTARPVDPQRSPDPTFRSSTRHSGKLEPMEATAHLLRKQCPSRLNSPAWEASGLHWSSLDSPVGSMQALRPSAQHSWSPEPSVVPDQAWEDTALHQKKLCPLSLTSLPREAAVNFSYRSQTLLQEAQVLQGSPELLPRSPKPSGLQKLAPEEATALPLRRLCHLSLMEKDLGTTAHPRGFPELSHKSTAAASSRQSRPRVRSASLPPRTRLPSGSQAPSAAHPKRLSDLLLTSRAAAPGWRSPDPRSRLAAPPLGSTTLPSTWTAPQSRLTARPSRSPEPQIRESEQRDPQLRRKQQRWKEPLMPRREEKYPLRGTDPLPPGQPQRIPPLGQPQRIPLPGQPLQPQPILTPGQPQKIPTPGQHQPILTPGQPQPIPTPGQPLPPQPIPTPGRPLTPQPIPTPGRPLTPQPIPTPGRPLTPQPIPTPGRPLTPQPIPTPGRPLTPQPIPTPGRPLTPQPIQMPGRPLRLPPPLRLLRPGQPMSPQLRQTQGLPLPQPLLPPGQPKSAGRPLQPLPPGPDARSISDPPAPRSRLPIRLLRGLLARLPGGASPRAAAAAACTTMKGWPAATMTPAETSPTMGPPDASAGFSIGEIAAAESPSATYSATFSCKPSGAASVDLRVPSPKPRALSRSRRYPWRRSADRCAKKPWRSGPRSAQRRNAVSSSTNNSRTKRWATCVRTACCF; encoded by the coding sequence ATGACGGCGAGGCCTGTGGACCCCCAGAGGTCTCCAGACCCAACTTTCAGGTCCTCAACCCGGCATTCAGGGAAGCTGGAGCCCATGGAAGCTACAGCCCACCTCCTGAGGAAGCAATGCCCTTCGAGGTTGAACAGCCCAGCTTGGGAGGCTTCTGGCCTACACTGGAGCAGCCTGGATTCCCCAGTGGGGTCCATGCAGGCCTTGAGGCCTTCGGCCCAGCACTCATGGAGCCCGGAGCCTTCAGTGGTGCCAGACCAGGCCTGGGAGGATACAGCCCTCCACCAGAAGAAGCTATGCCCTTTGAGTTTGACCAGCCTGCCCAGAGAGGCTGCAGTCAACTTCTCTTACAGGTCCCAGACCTTGCTCCAGGAGGCCCAGGTGCTGCAGGGGTCCCCGGAGCTCCTCCCGAGGAGCCCCAAGCCCTCAGGCCTGCAAAAGCTGGCTCCAGAGGAGGCTACAGCCCTCCCCCTGAGGAGACTATGCCATTTGAGCTTGATGGAGAAGGATTTGGGGACGACAGCCCACCCCCGGGGCTTTCCCGAGTTATCGCACAAGTCGACGGCAGCGGCCAGTTCGCGGCAGTCGCGGCCTCGAGTGCGGTCCGCCTCACTCCCGCCGCGAACGCGCCTCCCCTCTGGGTCCCAGGCGCCATCGGCAGCCCATCCCAAGAGGCTGTCAGACCTCCTTCTAACTTCACGGGCAGCAGCCCCTGGATGGAGATCTCCGGACCCCCGTTCGAGATTGGCAGCGCCCCCGCTGGGGTCGACGACACTCCCGTCAACATGGACAGCCCCCCAATCGCGCTTGACGGCCCGCCCATCAAGGTCTCCGGAGCCCCAGATAAGAGAGAGCGAGCAGAGAGACCCCCAGTTGAGGAGGAAGCAGCAGAGATGGAAGGAGCCGCTGATGCCGCGGAGGGAGGAAAAGTACCCTCTCCGGGGTACGGATCCCCTGCCGCCGGGGCAGCCTCAGCGGATACCGCCGCTGGGGCAGCCTCAGCGGATACCGCTGCCAGGGCAGCCCCTGCAGCCCCAGCCGATCCTGACTCCGGGGCAACCCCAGAAGATCCCGACTCCGGGACAGCACCAGCCGATCCTGACTCCGGGGCAGCCCCAGCCGATCCCGACTCCGGGGCAGCCCCTGCCGCCCCAGCCGATCCCGACTCCGGGGCGGCCCCTGACGCCCCAGCCGATCCCGACTCCGGGGCGGCCCCTGACGCCCCAGCCGATCCCGACTCCGGGGCGGCCCCTGACGCCCCAGCCGATCCCGACTCCGGGGCGGCCCCTGACGCCCCAGCCGATCCCGACTCCGGGGCGGCCCCTGACGCCCCAGCCGATCCCGACTCCGGGGCGGCCCCTGACGCCCCAGCCGATCCAGATGCCGGGGCGGCCCCTGAGGCTCCCGCCGCCCCTGCGGCTGCTGAGACCCGGGCAGCCCATGTCGCCCCAGCTGCGCCAGACGCAGGGGCTCCCACTGCCCCAGCCGCTTCTGCCACCCGGGCAGCCCAAGTCCGCCGGGCGGcctctgcagcccctgcctccggGGCCAGACGCAAGATCCATCTCAGACCCCCCAGCCCCGAGATCCAGGCTGCCGATCCGCCTACTCCGCGGCCTACTCGCGCGTCTGCCTGGCGGGGCAAGTCCGAGAGCAGCCGCGGCCGCCGCGTGTACTACGATGAAGGGGTGGCCAGCAGCGACGATGACTCCAGCGGAGACGAGTCCGACGATGGGACCTCCGGATGCCTCCGCTGGTTTCAGCATCGGCGAAATCGCCGCCGCCGAAAGCCCCAGCGCAACTTACTCCGCAACTTTCTCGTGCAAGCCTTCGGGGGCTGCTTCGGTCGATCTGAGAGTCCCCAGCCCAAAGCCTCGCGCTCTCTCAAGGTCAAGAAGGTACCCCTGGCGGAGAAGCGCAGACAGATGCGCAAAGAAGCCCTGGAGAAGCGGGCCCAGAAGCGCGCAGAGAAGAAACGCAGTAAGCTCATCGACAAACAACTCCAGGACGAAAAGATGGGCTACATGTGTACGCACCGCCTGCTGCTTCTAG
- the LOC104003639 gene encoding neuroendocrine secretory protein 55: protein MDRRSRAQQWRRARHNYNDLCPPIGRRAATALLWLSCSIALLRALATSNARAQQRAAAQQRRSFLNAHHRSGAQVFPESPESESDHEHEEADLELSLPECLEYEEEFDYETESETESEIESETDFETEPETAPTTEPETEPEDDRGPVVPKHSTFGQSLTQRLHALKLRSPDASPSRAPPSTQEPQSPREGEELKPEDKDPRDPEESKEPKEEKQRRRCKPKKPTRRDASPESPSKKGPIPIRRY, encoded by the coding sequence ATGGATCGGAGGTCCCGGGCTCAGCAGTGGCGCCGAGCTCGCCATAATTACAACGACCTGTGCCCGCCCATAGGCCGCCGGGCAGCCACCGCGCTCCTCTGGCTCTCCTGCTCCATCGCGCTCCTCCGCGCCCTTGCCACCTCCAACGCCCGTGCCCAGCAGCGCGCGGCTGCCCAACAGCGCCGGAGCTTCCTTAACGCCCACCACCGCTCCGGCGCCCAGGTATTCCCTGAGTCCCCCGAATCGGAATCTGACCACGAGCACGAGGAGGCAGACCTTGAGCTGTCCCTCCCCGAGTGCCTAGAGTACGAGGAAGAGTTCGACTACGAGACCGAGAGCGAGACCGAGTCCGAAATCGAGTCCGAGACCGACTTCGAGACCGAGCCTGAGACCGCCCCCACCACTGAGCCCGAGACCGAGCCTGAAGACGATCGCGGCCCGGTGGTGCCCAAGCACTCCACCTTCGGCCAGTCCCTCACCCAGCGTCTGCACGCTCTCAAGTTGCGAAGCCCCGACGCCTCCCCAAGTCGCGCGCCGCCCAGCACTCAGGAGCCCCAGAGccccagggaaggggaggagctCAAGCCCGAGGACAAAGATCCAAGGGACCCCGAAGAGTCGAAGGAGCCCAAGGAGGAGAAGCAGCGGCGTCGCTGCAAGCCAAAGAAGCCCACCCGCCGTGACGCGTCCCCGGAGTCCCCTTCCAAAAAGGGACCCATCCCCATCCGGCGTTACTAA